ATGGTTGAAAACTTATAAAAACACTAGCAAGAGTGCATTAACTATATCTAATGTACATCTTTTAATAAAGAAAGCTACGATTGTAATTGTTTGTTTGCATTTGTTAATGAAATGGGTAGCAAAAgaatattgaatttgatttgagaaagGAGGGAAAACCATTATAATGGTGGTCCTCATTTTTTTACTCTGTAAATTGTTTTATGGTGCTTTGGATATAAACCATTTTGGACACTTTTGTTTTGGTTTCATCTTCTGAAGCACAAGAGACAAAGAGCAACaaagtgaagaagaaggtgTAAAgctccaaattttaaaattcaacccTAAAGAGAAACAAAGTGATTCCAtcatcatcaataaaataattattaaacatttttaagtGCTTTAGGGAATCCTCAATATCTGCCTCCACTCAAATTCAAAAGGCTCAgctttttatttctcttcaaaTGCACCCCAAGAGAATACAAATGCttcaatatacttttttttagtaCTTGAAAacgagaagaataaaaaaattgtaatttaaaatcaatttatacatcaattgaaaaatatatatttcaagaaatcaagtcagatatgtaaaccaattttaacttctaaaaatatcagtttatttttttaagcgAAAGTGCACGAATTAATTAACACTAATTTTCTATGATGTATGAAGTTTAtattgggataaacttaaattttagagatttattattttattaggtttgggtatagtaatatttggtttgatttgatagagataaaagaggaatgggtagttatgattttgtgtttattaggtagaatattattttatgttagaaTAAGAGGATTTTATTTctaggtaagttgatattttattgttagtttttattatttgtacttggtcCAAGGTCTGATTTGTACTTATTTAAAGGTTgtcaatatttaataaaaattcacaCGTTATCAATGTGTATAGTAAGATTTTCCCAACAGTTTATTCTatagataagatcaatttataatatataagtagaatataaaccttaattatataaaccaattttgtgaagttgaattaaatttaaaaaccaaTTTCTAATCCTTATACAAAGAATGAAATGGCCTTTGTAATTCTTTTGCAATGTCATCCGATTCTATACGAACAATTGAAACAAAGTTGAAGGTAGGTATTTGGAAAGTGGagtattaatatgatttaaCTTTCAATTATCTATCTGAAGCtatcaaatataaattcttCATTTATAGCTTAGATACTattctttcaaatattaaattactctATCCTTtcgcaaaaataaaaaacatcttTTAAGTTCACTTTTTAAGTTCACTTTTTAGTGGTTATGTAGTGtaaatcaatcaaattaaattacaataacatttagaaagaaaaagtgCATGTCTACGTCAACGTGTTTATTTTTAACGTAAGTTGAagaatgatttattattataatggtTTGGTTCAAGCTTGGCAAATTCAACCGTTCAtcacttattattataatttttaagaaatttatcaCAAAGATACACCTTAATTTCTTcaatatgaaattttctttcatttaaggATCATACAAGGACATTTAAATTTGCATGAATCAACTTAAATTTTCATGAATCAACAGTCGAAAAAGACATTACCTCTTGCAATTGTAGTAATTGGTCAACTCTTCTAtcattctaatttattatttgtgctAAATTAATCCAACTTTGATGCATGATatcatttttttacttatttatgaTATCACGTCTAAATTTTCTCATCATGTATACTAgtttcacttttttaaaataaagatgtgacctttattttatttaggaagatttatatttttagttgattaattagaaaattttaatcaacTTATTATATATCTCAAAATTTTGGTAGCATTCACATCAATTTTCAAGTCACTCAAATATGAAAGTGGTGATATGAAATTAATCACAATTAAATacgtaaaagaaagaaaaaatcaaaacaaaaggagaatgttatgaaaaacaaaaggattTGTAGCTTGGGCttgatcaaatttttttataaggaaAAATAAGCTGAAAAGAATTTTACatctctaaaaataaaaattggattGGTAGAAAAAACTCAAGAAGTTTGTAACCTTTTTATCCTTTGGGACGTCCTAAAAACTGTTGATAATCACGCAATAGAAAAgtaattcattcattcatatcattttttttaatctactttctcttcttaaattaattaaagaaaatcattttgaatttactacatttttatatcttataaaTGTTGGTAATCACGCaatagaaaagtaatttttgtCAATACGATTTCATATTTCTGTTCTTCAACAGATTTTGCCTCCTTCTTATTAATTTGCAATTGCCTTTTGATTTCTCTTTCTCTGGAAAATGTAatttaagaaatgaaatgaaactaagatttgatttaatttactGTTGAGATTGTCAAAGGAAATTTGTAGTACATTTATGATTTACACTGTTTAATGTTCTTTTATTCTTTGAACAATGTAGATACCTTTGTCGTGTGCTGATATTTTTTCCGTAATGATTTGTCGTGGAAGAGGTTGTCGGCGACAATACCACGTCTTCCTAGTCACGGTGCTGGAGGGCGTGGAGGGTAAGGGAGCAGAGACGGGAGACTTCTGAATCGTTGTAGATGACGagatttaatttgaaaaatgaaacaatCAACGTGACATGGAAGGTGACATCAAACGTGGACTCGCTGTTTGCTACGTCAAAAAAAACTTAACACTGTCCAAGGTTAATAGTAAAagtttcaaaactataaaaactaaaaacaatcaacattttgagtagaaactaaaaccaaaatcgtatGATACTTAAGAGACGaagaacatatttaactctaaaataaaatcgaacaaaactaatgaaaaaaaaaacattattagtaACAAATCAAGAGACAACTTTTTCTATCCCCACAAGATTACCATCACGATTATTACTATAATTAGTGTTATCATTCTTGTAATTTATATACCACAACGGATATAACAAAGAGTTGAACTttgcaatattatatttaacacTTGTATTGTACATGTAACAAACTTCCCACTGTCAGTCACTAAACCAAAAATCAGTTTAACAGTGTTGATCTACCTGTAAAGCTTGCATAGCAATCAAATGAACTCTTTGTGATCTTTGCTTACTCACTTTCTATTATTAATCACAAAGTGATATGTTTCTAACATTACTGCATAATATGAAGATCTCATGTGGAAGAAGCAGAGAGAGGATTTACCCAGTTGATGGGCACAATGTTCAATCTATAGATAATTGATTTACACAGGAAAACCCCCCTGAAAGCTTCATGATGGGTGGGCAAGAATTGGGAAGAAATATGAACAGAATTTGATGTTTTACTTCAATGATGGAAATGATATCCAAGTGCCAAACCCGGTTTGCCTAAAACTAAATCCTATTTTACATGTCATAAACTGTAAAGAGAGCTCCAGAGGTAAAAATGGCTGAGAGGCAAACCCCAAGAAATAGTCTACTCTTTACAGAAAATGAATCAAGCCCTTGATGCAGTATGCAGAACTTTGTCTATATTCATATCTCTCAGACTTAATTGATGGAAGTAGGGAGGGTGTTGGAAGAGGAACATGGTAATGTGTTATGCTGATGAGAAGGCCAAGAAATCCGTTCTGGACAACATGGAGCAGGATGGGCAATAAATGTAGGAATTTCATCTCCAGGCATAAGGACTGAAACCCCACTTGCATATACACTCATCTGCCAAATTTACAGAAAACCAGGATGAAATTCATGTGTAATTAAAACAAGAGAGTAAGTTATCTCCAGCAATAGATTAATCAAATTACGGTACTGAGTATTTCCAAGATGATAATAAAGAGTTGTATTATTGCCACAACATAAGTTAATAAACCAAGCTTGACAAACCATTGTACATTGTGAACCTCGGAGAAAAGCAACAAATGTTATTTGTTGCTGCTCCATTTATGTCTAGAAATGTCTTTGGATACACAACTAAATTGAGTACAAATATAACAAGTCTTTTTACATGATAGCTTATGTCACAAACTTGACTTGTAAGAATCACTGGTTACTTTTACAGTTAAACTCTTTCAAACAACCATTAATAGCATTAGTTTTTCCatcataaatgaataaaatgtaTATCAATGAACATGTGAATTCTTTCAGGGCTAGGCTATTTACACTATGCAATAGTCTAGTGGCGTTTAGACACATTATGTATGCAGATATAGTAATGCAATAGCTGCAGCACTATTTTGTAGTTAGATTTCTCAACACAAAAAGCAAATTCACCAAAGGACCTAGTCCAGAAAatcagaaagaagaaaacaattgaTGAGTACTTGACATTATCACCCatattaaactgaaaattcGACCAGGTTAGTTGATTGTGACAGCTTTACGATGGAAAGAAAAGAATGCTATCAGTTAGACACACAGCCAGGCAGGTATGGTCTAGGATGCAAGCACACAGGGAAAGTGAATTGGTCAGTATCATGCACAACGTTTTATAGAAAAAGTGGCTAAAACAATCGTAGGTAAAACACCATAAAGCCACCCATATTGACTATTGCTGAACAGAAATTTACTGTGAAGTTGTTTGCATCCGATGCTAAACTTATAAGCCAAGATCTAGCTAGTGAAACACATCCCATCACTCAGCAAAGTGATTAAATTTTACTGTATAAGATTCACTGGTACAAAGAATCTTTTCCTGGACACCTAGTGGCCCTCACTTCTGTGTaagattaaatgaaataaagtgacaaaaacaaaagcatttatatcataaatttaacaACAATGCATTATACGCAAGACAATGAAATAAACATACAGAAGAGAGATACACAGAAAACAAAGCATAGCAATTGCCTTCATTTTAAAAGTCAATGTTCTGCACTGTGTATAACATTTTGATACCTTTCAATAGTTAGTTATTATTAAAGGACACTAGTTAAAGAATCAATATagaatacttttttaattaaaaatcacgATAAGATCATATtacaatatactttttattctttgtttattAAGAGGGTATTTGAGTGTCTCTGATAGATTAACAGTTAAAGAATCACATGCTATATTTCTACCCTTCTGTGTGATTAGTCTCTAATCCAATTTCCTTCTGCATGGTTTGTTACAGAAATGTGAAGTTCACTTTTATGTAAAGAAAATTCCAAAACCTGACCACTATCATTaccataaacaataaaaaagaatccCAGTCAGAAGCCAAAGTGCGGGGAGCATTTTCACCAAAGTCCATATTCTGTTATCTATATTCCATTAACACAAAACAGAGATCCTCTGAGCAGATGAAAATGCCAAAAAAGTAAGCTATTAAATTCTGGATTAGttcctttcaaaataaaaatttgaattgtgTGATGAGAGAGCTTTTCTGTCTAAAATCTCATTGGCCAATACTAGAGAATCATTTAATAGTTTTTGATAAAGGTGAAAGAAACAAATCCATCGGAGACAGCGTCTCAATCAAGTTGTGCCCTACTACCGAACTGAGATTGGATAAGTAGGTGGGTCCAACGTGTTCCACCGAAGGAATGGCACAAGGCAGACAACACAATTGTTACATGGTACTGGTTCATCATAGGATACTACACTAGACTacattaaaaactaaatattaaagtgGTATAAGCCAAGAAGATATATATGtagaataaaatacaatataccATGTGGTTACTTTATTTCTCTATTAGCATACAAGACTAGCATTTAAACGTTGACCAACTGTCTGAGACCACAGACACCGGCCTCACACGGTTTCATCAAAGATTTTGGAGATGCTGGAGAGGATGAACAGCAAGGACAATGTGGGTCTCAACTTTAATCACAAAGATTTACAAAGACTCGTGGCAAGGGACCAAGTGTTGAGTAGAATGCTTCCACGCAGGACCATCTTCACATAAAACTTACAAGACAATACAGTTCGCTCACGAATCATAACGAAGATAATTGACAGAACGTGCAAATGCAGAATGAAatcaaaccaaaaaaaaaatggtaggGTTAGCTAAAAGCTATAGAGTTCACTTTccaatgaagataaaaaaaataaagggttTGTCAGAGCTAAATTGATATTTGACTGAAGGGAAGTTGAGGATTAAAATTAACCACCACAGCAAAATAGCAGAGCatgtttttatcaaaaaaaaaggCATAAACATAAAACATTTGAAGACGGGAACAGAGGAGTAGAGCCACTAGGAAAACCTCTAATGGAAGACCAAGACAGTTTGAGATCTAACATTCGTTTCAGATATATATAACCAAACTGGTATATGTAAGTGGGAGAACTTCTGAAATTGAGTTAGACTCAGGTCCAGGAATGAACAAGAAAACATAGAAGGTGGTGGTGATTAAGATGACAGGCACAATCACAAAACGTGTAACAATCAAACAGCCCAGaagaaatttatcaaataaaatagcAAGAAGAcagtaaaatttcaaaaaatccCAAGATCCAGCAGTCTTTGAGCAATTAAGTGAGGAAATTATGcgaattaaaaattacataaaaaaactagaaaatgaaaaaacccaccaaagaaaaaacaacttttggCACGAAAAGGTGGAGGCTTTATCATCGGGACAAgagaattttactttttttttattgattttacttACTTTTGGTGAAGGGTGAGCGAGCTTGGCGGGGAAGCCGATCTGGGCTTCGACGTCGCGGGGGGCAGGGCGGGCAGCGGGAGAGAGGGGCGGTGAGGTGGGGCGGAGAAACCTCTCGAAAATGGCCATGACTAGGAACATGGAGATGAGAATGGCGGTGGCGACGAAGCCGAAGGAGACGGCGTTGACGGAGCTGTCAAAGTTGGTCCAATGCTCGTCTCTGTGGACGTTGAGTGGAGCCTGAATTGGTGGCCACCCGTTGGCATTGGCGTGGTCCCCCACCACCATTTTTGGTGCCGATGAAGCCTCTCTTCTCTTCTGCTATGCTGTTCTAACCATTCTTTTTTTGTTGGTAAGAAAGAGAGAGTGGAGTAAGAAGAGTGTTGAAGAGTTCAGTGAAGTTTGGCAATGGAGATTGTTTCACTGTGTTCAGCAATGCAGAGAGAGTGaaggagagagaaaggaagaagtGAAGTGAACATTGAAATTTGGATGAACCTCTCTCTCTccttttctttatatttcaCACATATACGATAAAAACAGAACCAGAAACCTCTTTACcatcattcttcatttttttttttttcctaaagaAGCTGTTTAGTCAATGATGTCTTCCCTCTCACAACCTTCTCATTCTCATGTTTATTAAGATTAAAACTATAGTtcataaataacaatataataatattattaaaagtataaataaaaattaattaccaCCACATTAAAGACAGAAgctcttaattaatatttagcacacttagtaaaaaggactaaagCTTGGCGGATTAATCCgtcatattagaaaaaaaaaacacttttaatgATAGTTTGAATAATCAAGCTAGATTAGCCATTTTGCAACTCctaattatcatgattttaaaataggatatattttaacttattttttctaaaaagagaaaaacttatCATAGtacaaaaaagttattttattctattaaaaatagtattagtgtttttaatatatttttattaggattTTGCAAATAAGTGTTATTAAGGCtaacagattaaaaaataatttttaataaaatcgcTTGacaatgttttataaaaaatatacttttggagtagtttttttttttcttttaatttcttatagagacattaattaacatttgcattaaactttattaatagTGGACTtagtttagaaaattttgagcaTGAATAAGGTCATAAGTAATAGACTTACTATAGCCAATTTTGATATTTCAAACTcaatttaacaaacaaataaatactaCACCGAATTCGTATCTAATTTTGTACAATATTAAACCCTTTTAATGAGTAAGGAAAAAGTCAAATCACTGTGAGttgattttttaattgagtaGTGATATTTTGGAGATGTACTAAATAAAAACcatttactttatattattaaagtgGGTGGTAATGTtgcttgtaatttttttaagtataaaaataaaattaaaataaaatcaatcttTTTAACTTCAGTAATGAACTCTTGTTTTATTCGGAAAGTGGAAATTGGCTTTGTAGATAGAATT
This genomic stretch from Vigna radiata var. radiata cultivar VC1973A chromosome 7, Vradiata_ver6, whole genome shotgun sequence harbors:
- the LOC106767280 gene encoding uncharacterized protein At5g65660, which translates into the protein MVVGDHANANGWPPIQAPLNVHRDEHWTNFDSSVNAVSFGFVATAILISMFLVMAIFERFLRPTSPPLSPAARPAPRDVEAQIGFPAKLAHPSPKMSVYASGVSVLMPGDEIPTFIAHPAPCCPERISWPSHQHNTLPCSSSNTLPTSIN